Within the Etheostoma spectabile isolate EspeVRDwgs_2016 unplaced genomic scaffold, UIUC_Espe_1.0 scaffold00019070, whole genome shotgun sequence genome, the region ATCAATAGAACCAGATGGTAAGTTTTAATTTGatggtatttgtttttttgtgttaaccTGATGATCTGGTCACTTTGGTAAGCTGTACTTTATATGACCACAGAGAAAGTTCTGGACAGTGATGTGGAAGACCTGAACATACAAGAGGAAAACTGTTCAAGTGTCCATGGTATGTATTGTCTGTAAATTACTGTAGATATACCAGTTTACCTTTTATTGTAATgcaccagtggttctcaaactttGTCATATGGCTCTAACCAAATCATTTTTATCAATCCATATCAATGATAGATAAATAGCAAACTGATAGCAAACAAATGTTCCAAGTTGAATTTTTATCATAGTTTTCTCTATCAGGGATCAATAGCAAATGAGCATTCAAAAAGACATTGATTAGTTTAGTAATAAGTACTTCTGATGCACTTGCAATGGTTGAACGCACTTAAATGGTTTAATGCACTTTTATGCTCTAATTATGGTTAAATACCATTAGtgcaacaaatacacacatcaatTGTGTATTGTCAGCATTCTAcagaaataattatatattaattaagtatatatatctttttgaaaatgttattgTAATTCTTTTCAGCAGAGGGGATACTTCCTCCTGCGAAGGGAAATGAAAGGCTGTCATCCAAAAGACGCAATCCACCACCATCAGATGATGAAATGCCTTCATCCAGAGGTAAaatctttacacatttcttttatatttcagtTAAGATGTGTCTGTTTCTTGTTTGAATATGTATTATCAGTGTATGGAACTACAAATGGCCATATGCTGTATTTAATGTAACAGCAGTTGTAaggaaacataaaacaaaaccagACTGAACTTTCCTGACCACCTTACATCTGTTTGCAATGTTACTGAAAAGCTGTAAATGTATGCTTTTTACTTAGAAAAGCATTACTTACCCTCTTCTTTTAAGCCTAAATAAACAGTATCAGGGTACGCTATTATTCCAGATATTTCTTTCCTCGTCTGTTTCTGGGCAAAATAATTAAAGCTTAATTAAAGCTTAAGTAATGACTAACCCTTATAACAACCACCTGTCCTATGTGTTCAAAAATAAATGGAGCAGTTTAATGAGTCGATTGATGCGTAGAAAGTATTCTTTGGACACAGTCCTAGGAATTATTGGCACCTTATTTTTCAACAGTGCAACCAATGCAAACATCAGTTGTGTGTTGTCAGTGttctacagtatatattaacccttgtgttgtcttcccttcaaccatgataaaaaataagtttccatcactcttttttcaacatttcttttttcacacatttttgtccctttttcaatgttgtgggtgcttttttaaatgttttttccaaagttattccaaaacatttttgtgagaatgtttttttttttttactgaaaacgggtcaatttgacccaaggacaacatgagggttaagtatatagtatattgaatttttattattttttcagaaCCATCAGCAGATGGGACACTTCCCCCTACCAAGGGAAATGAAAGGCCATCGTCATCTAAAAGACGTAAGCCACCACCATCAGATGATGAGATGCCTTCAGGACTCTTGGGTATGAAGCCTTCATCCAAAGGTAAACTCTTTACacatttctcttttgtgtttcaGTAAACATTGTGCCTGcttctttttaaatatgtattatcAGTGTACCAATTGATCTAGAAATGCCCAAATACGAGAGTTGCTGTAACAGCAGCCGCATAGGAACATAGAAAGATATTGTATTATTAATTTCATAAATTTACTATTCAAAATTATAACCTTCAGTAATAAGTGGCCCCTATACCAACCACCTGTCATAAATAATGGATGATGCATTTTAATGAGTGAATGAATGCTTAGTAAAAATTAGGACTGAAAGATGTGCAATAATATTATAttgcataaataaatatttatggcTTATAGGTAATACTTCAAATCCTatctttattttcctttacccCAGTGGTCATTTCAGTCCAAGGGGAAGAATGCACAAATCAGTGTTTGACAATGTAATTCTATTGAAAGGTGCAAATAACGTTACTTTTACTGTAGAAGCTGGAATATACATTTACAGACCTCCTTATCTATCCAATTACACATTTGATTTCCTGACCACATCAAGGTACAGCGACCGTGAAGAAAAAATCGCCCTGGAACAAGAAAGAGGTGCAGGCGGTGGAAAGGCACATGAACCACTTCATTACATCCTGTGTTGTTCCTGCAAAAAGAGACTGTGAGAAATGTTTACGGGCTGAACCAGAGGTTCTTAAGAACCGAGAATGGCAGCACATAAAGTTCTACATCTATAACCGGATAACTGCTTacaaaaagaaagttttaaGCAAATAgtgtaaatgttatttatttgaagGGGTGTGCATTACACTGACATGACTATTATGACATGACACCCATCATGAACATGAAGGagtcattttgagtgtttatgGTTGTTGACATTAAGTGTAATTGGTCaatgcattaaaaatgtcagaacTTACAGACTATGAACACTAAAAATGACTCCTTCCTGTTCATAGTGGGTGTCATATCAGTCTTATGCACACCCCTTCTAATAAAGAGTGAcctcttttctttgttaaaagaatgcaacaatgttttgttttgagcTTTTCATTACTCTTTGAGTTGTTGATTCATTACGGCTTGTGTTGTTCTGCAAAAACAGACTGAGAAATGTTCAGGGGCTGAATCAGAGGTTCTTAAGAACCGAGAATGGCAGCACATAAAGTTTTTAAGTTTATAACCGTATAACTGCTTACAAAAACGTTTTAAGCAAATAGTGTAAAAGTGATTTATTCTCAGTTTATTTTAAGGGGTGTGCGTACACTGACATGACTGTCATTATGACAAGACACCTATCATAaagaattacttttttttctttgtaaaaaggTTGCAGCATGTTTGTTTTGAGCTTTACATTACTCTTTGAGTTGTTTAATAATGAAGCTGAACTCATTAAAGTTGAATTCTGCAAATTGTTTTGCTGTCATACAAGGGTGTGCTGCTTTCTCTCATCTTCTTTTGATATattaaccccctaaccccccttgtttctctctctaccaATATAAGCTACTCTGTTTTAGGCcacaaaaacatgcatgcagGCTAAAATTCAA harbors:
- the LOC116683731 gene encoding uncharacterized protein LOC116683731; the encoded protein is MTGTEMDQLANYLGHDIRIHREYYRLPEKTLQLAKISKVLMALEQGKLAEFHGKNLDEISIEPDEKVLDSDVEDLNIQEENCSSVHAEGILPPAKGNERLSSKRRNPPPSDDEMPSSREPSADGTLPPTKGNERPSSSKRRKPPPSDDEMPSGLLGMKPSSKGTATVKKKSPWNKKEVQAVERHMNHFITSCVVPAKRDCEKCLRAEPEVLKNREWQHIKFYIYNRITAYKKKVLSK